The genomic DNA GGCAAATGGTCAAACAGCACAAGCCTTCCACTTTTCCCCTTGGCCGGGGTCGCTTTTTGCAGAGACTTCCACTGGAAGTCCTCGCAAGCGCTAGGCTGAAATCTGTCTAGAAACAGATTTCACATACCCCGGCCAAGGGGAAAAGTGGAAGGCCCGACGCTGGTCGCTAATTTGCCTTGAAGTCGGTGGATTGAGTGCCGAGACGATACAAGATGCACGTGAACGAGGTGTCACAGAGGGCGACCTTACCGCATTGGCCATCGCCTTTGTCGATGATATTGTCGACCTCAGTGAAGAACTGCTTGGTGTTAGAGATCTGGAGGTTGACACCGTTGGAAACATCGGTACAGGGATCGCCAAGCACATCGCCATCGTTGTCGTAGCGGATCTGGCCGAGGCTGCGGGCGGGCAGGTCGTTTATATTCAGGTATTCGCGCAGGCCGTTGTTCTCGGGGATGCCGGTGTTGCCTAAGAGCCAGTCAATCTGGACGTTGGCGGTGGCGCTGGGATAGGTGGCGTTGGGGAAACCGAGCTCGTTCTCTGTCTTCCAGGTAGACCAGGCCTGCTTGATGTGCCAGTTGGTCAGGGCACCTTCAACGGTCTGAAAGGCTTTAGCAACATCAGTGGCCTTGGCACGGTGGATGGCTTGGGAATTGGCCATGTTCACGACGACGCCGATAACGCCGATGACGACGATGACCACGACGATTTCGACGATGGTGAAGCCTTTTTGGCGACGTGGGGCGTGTCTGTTGTTAAGCATATACAGTATAGTGTAAGCCGATGCGGCCGGAAAATCAAATGTCGCGGTACTGGCGATGTGAAGCTGGCGGCACTTGTGCCGACGCTTGCATAAGCGCTATACTGACAACTATCATGCGCGTTGAACGTCAACACCACGGGTTCTCAATCGTTGAGCTTATCATCGTCATCACCATCATTGCCGTCCTGGCCTCTGCGGTGGCTTTTGCCATGTTTGATGGGCCGCGCCGGGCGCGGAATGCCGAGCGGCTGAAAGCGGCTGACGTCTACATCACCTTATTATCTAATTTCTATACGTCCAAAGGCTACTATCCCACCAGATCCGGTGCCGTCAATTATGTTTGCCTTGGCGAAGGGTACCCCGACTTTGATGGCGACACCACCAGGGACTGCTACGACCTGACCAACGCCGGACCGCCCTATAACACGGCTGACGAAGACGCGACGTTCACCACTGAGCTCAAGGCATATAACAATGGTCGTCTGCCACTTAACATCAAGACGCCCGTTGTCGACCGGCTCGGCGTGAGTCGGGTGGGGCCGGTCCTGAATTACGGTGGCATGGAAGTCATTTTCTTCCTGGAGGGCGATAACGAGAAATGCGCCGTACAAAAACTGGTGCTTGCGTATTCGAGCAACGGCACCACGTACTGCTACGCCCAGCTCGAGCAATAGCACTGCCCTCGACAGCGGCGGCATGCGTACGGTAAAATAAGCGTAATCACATCACAA from Candidatus Saccharibacteria bacterium includes the following:
- a CDS encoding type II secretion system protein — its product is MRVERQHHGFSIVELIIVITIIAVLASAVAFAMFDGPRRARNAERLKAADVYITLLSNFYTSKGYYPTRSGAVNYVCLGEGYPDFDGDTTRDCYDLTNAGPPYNTADEDATFTTELKAYNNGRLPLNIKTPVVDRLGVSRVGPVLNYGGMEVIFFLEGDNEKCAVQKLVLAYSSNGTTYCYAQLEQ
- a CDS encoding prepilin-type N-terminal cleavage/methylation domain-containing protein, yielding MYMLNNRHAPRRQKGFTIVEIVVVIVVIGVIGVVVNMANSQAIHRAKATDVAKAFQTVEGALTNWHIKQAWSTWKTENELGFPNATYPSATANVQIDWLLGNTGIPENNGLREYLNINDLPARSLGQIRYDNDGDVLGDPCTDVSNGVNLQISNTKQFFTEVDNIIDKGDGQCGKVALCDTSFTCILYRLGTQSTDFKAN